The following coding sequences are from one Ursus arctos isolate Adak ecotype North America unplaced genomic scaffold, UrsArc2.0 scaffold_23, whole genome shotgun sequence window:
- the CUNH11orf24 gene encoding uncharacterized protein C11orf24 homolog: MWTALVLVWIASLSLSESHVRTQDLGLLVLNRTDNAAKKNVSVTTLTRVLNGTSETMTGVTPSPVPLATGTPVAHASSPAVTSGRTLRTDVGTEGAPDRVASGPPPPTVPAASWQTPPSSTVSGPREPVPSGSPLPGTAAPMTPATSSQPAAGTTASARGPMHSPSPHTPGNSTASPAPPSSPQALNASTQAPTVQASTARPMAGTASEPTPTLSNTTSEPTRPSVASVATTAVTATTAQAQEPPTSTEPAPAPHTSLIPKVEAMSPTTRLSPAPSTPGPTGPGTAQTPKQVPPETSLGPVSTAPIPGSPGGSKMPTTDLCPLSTQGQYLVVTTKPLTQSLVNKGFLLALLLLGVTLFIVVLVLLALQAYESHRKKEYTQVDYLINGMYADSEL; the protein is encoded by the exons ATGTGGACAGCCCTTGTGCTCGTTTGGATTGCCTCCTTGTCCTTATCTGAGAGCCACGTGCGAACCCAGGATCTAG GGCTCTTGGTCCTCAACAGGACAGATAATGCAGCCAAGAAAAATGTATCTGTGACGACACTTACGAGAGTCCTTAATGGAACGTCTGAAACAATGACCGGGGTGACACCTTCTCCTGTCCCATTGGCCACAGGGACCCCAGTGGCCCACGCCAGCTCGCCTGCGGTCACATCAGGGAGAACACTCAGGACAGACGTGGGGACGGAAGGTGCCCCTGACCGAGTAGCCTCCGGGCCACCCCCGCCAACTGTCCCGGCGGCATCGTGGCAGACTCCGCCCTCCAGCACTGTCAGTGGCCCCCGTGAGCCGGTGCCGAGCGGCAGCCCGCTGCCGGGAACAGCAGCTCCGATGACACCGGCCACCAGCTCTCAGCCTGCCGCTGGGACTACAGCGAGTGCCCGCGGCCCAATGCACAGCCCTTCCCCGCACACCCCCGGCAACTCCACAGCCAGCCCTGCACCCCCCTCGAGTCCCCAAGCACTTAACGCGTCCACACAAGCCCCCACTGTCCAGGCGTCGACGGCCCGGCCCATGGCTGGCACGGCAAGTGAACCCACACCTACCCTCTCCAACACAACCTCAGAGCCCACACGCCCATCCGTGGCTTCCGTGGCCACCACAGCAGTGACTGCCACCACGGCACAGGCCCAGGAGCCACCTACCAGCACAGAGCCAGCCCCTGCACCTCACACCAGCCTGATCCCTAAGGTGGAGGCCATGTCCCCCACGACCCGGCTGAGCCCTGCTCCATCGACCCCAGGGCCCACGGGGCCGGGCACAGCCCAGACACCCAAACAGGTGCCGCCTGAAACCTCTCTTGGTCCCGTGTCTACCGCCCCGATTCCCGGGAGTCCCGGGGGCTCGAAGATGCCAACCACGGACTTGTGCCCGCTCAGCACCCAAGGCCAGTACCTGGTGGTCACCACCAAGCCCCTTACCCAGTCCCTGGTGAACAAAGGTTTCCTCCTGGCGCTGCTCTTGCTCGGGGTGACTCTTTTCATCGTAGTTTTGGTTCTGTTGGCCCTGCAAGCCTACGAGAGCCACAGGAAGAAGGAGTACACGCAGGTGGACTATCTCATCAACGGCATGTACGCGGACTCAGAACTGTGA